A single Longimicrobiaceae bacterium DNA region contains:
- the trxA gene encoding thioredoxin, whose amino-acid sequence MAENGNTVKVTDDNFQTEIGEGLAMVDFWAEWCGPCRMIAPIVEQLAGEYQGQVKVGKLDVDSNPRAAAQFNVRSIPTILFFKDGQLVDTVIGAVPRQALEQKIQQHLAA is encoded by the coding sequence ATGGCGGAGAACGGAAACACCGTCAAGGTGACCGACGACAACTTCCAGACCGAGATCGGCGAGGGTCTGGCGATGGTGGACTTCTGGGCCGAGTGGTGCGGGCCCTGCCGGATGATCGCCCCCATCGTGGAGCAGCTCGCCGGGGAGTACCAGGGGCAGGTGAAGGTGGGGAAGCTGGACGTGGACTCCAACCCGCGCGCCGCGGCGCAGTTCAACGTCCGCTCCATCCCCACCATCCTGTTCTTCAAGGACGGGCAGCTGGTGGACACGGTGATCGGCGCGGTGCCCCGGCAGGCGCTGGAGCAGAAGATCCAGCAGCACCTCGCCGCGTAG
- the mce gene encoding methylmalonyl-CoA epimerase produces MSERALDHVGIAVQSLDEALPVFESITGGKGYGRETVESQGVEIVFVGEGAGRMELLAPTRTDSPVGKFLAKRGPGMHHLCYRVPDVAASLDDFRRDGYELIDREPRTGGHGHRVAFLHPRSTGGVLIELVEG; encoded by the coding sequence ATGAGCGAGCGGGCTCTGGATCACGTCGGGATCGCCGTCCAGTCGCTGGACGAAGCGCTCCCCGTCTTCGAATCTATCACCGGGGGCAAGGGGTACGGGCGGGAGACGGTGGAGTCGCAGGGAGTGGAGATCGTCTTCGTGGGGGAGGGCGCGGGGAGGATGGAGCTGCTGGCCCCCACCCGCACGGACTCCCCCGTGGGGAAGTTCCTGGCGAAGCGGGGGCCGGGGATGCACCACCTCTGCTACCGCGTGCCGGACGTGGCCGCCTCGCTGGACGACTTCCGGCGCGACGGGTACGAGCTGATCGACCGGGAGCCGCGCACGGGCGGGCACGGCCACCGGGTCGCGTTCCTCCACCCCCGCTCCACCGGAGGGGTGCTGATCGAGCTGGTGGAGGGATAG